The Variovorax sp. S12S4 genome includes the window GCTGCGCGTGCGCGGAAGGCGCGTGTCCAACGGCTGGACTCAGCTCGAAACCCTGTTTGCCGGCGTCGGCGATTCGCTCTACGGATTTCGCGTGTACCCGGTGGCCGACCTGATCGCCGTGATGGCGCGGCAGCCTTGGATGCGCCGCTTCGACTTCGACACCGAAGCCGTCGTGCGGCTGGCCTGGCGGGGCGTCAAGCCCGTGAACATCGATGCGCCGGTGAAGTACCTGACGGCCGAGGAAGGCGGGGTTTCGCACTTTCGCTATGGGCGAGACAACGTGCTGCTGACGTGGATGCACACGCGGCTGATGGTCGAATTCGTGCTGCGGCTGCCCGGGCTTGTTTCTCGCAAGCTCCGGGGGCGCCGCCTTTTCAGAGATAGCGCTTCGGAGGGCCCCGGCAGCAAGCTCAGATCATTCCGCCGTTGATGGAAATCACCTGGCCCGTGATGTAGGCCGCCTCGTCGCTGGCCAGGAATGAGGCCAGCGACGCCACTTCCTGCGGCGTTCCGGCGCGCTTCATCGGGACCATCTGGTTGACCATGGCGGGGTCGAAGGTTGCGTCGGCCATGGGCGAGGCGATGATGCCCGGCGCAATGGCGTTGACCGTGACGCCGCGCGACGCTACTTCGAGCGACAACGCCTTGGTCGCGCTGTTGAGCGCACCCTTGGCGGCCGCATAGTTGACCTGCCCGCGGTTGCCGGTCAGCGCCGAGACCGACGAGATATTGAGCACGCGGCCCCAGCGGGTGCGCATCATCGGCAGCAGCAGCGGCTGCGTCACGCGAAAAAAGCCGTTGAGCGAAACGTCGATCACCTTGTGCCACTGTTCGGCACGCATGCCGGGCAGCACGGCGTCGTCGTGCACGCCGGCGTTGTTGACGACGATCTGGACCGGCCCATCTTCGAGCATCCGTTCGCACGCCACACGGCAGGCTTCGTCGCTGCGCAGGTCGAAAACGTGGCATTCGGCCTTGCCGCCAGCCGCCGCAATCGTGGCTGCCAGCTGCTCCACCGCTTCGGGCCGCGAATTGGCGTGCAGAAGCACGGTGGCGCCATCGCGTGCCAGGCGCTCGGCCATGGCGGCGCCCAATGCGCCGCTGGCGCCAGTGATCAGTGCGCGTTTTCCTTCAAGACTCATGAGGTGGTCGCTCCGGTTGCAAGCGGTGTGTTCAGCACCACCACGGCGCGGCCTTCGGCCAGCATGAGGCCGTCGCTGTCTTTCACCGCGAATTCATAAAGGATCTGGTTCGTGTCCCCGAAAGGCGCCGCGCCTGCACCTGCAGTGCGCCGGCAACGTCGTCGAGGCGAGCAACCGAGAAGCGTACGTTGCGCGCACTCGCCAGAAAGCCGGCCGATGGCGTGCTTCCTTCCGCGGCCAGCAGGCCACCATGCAGGGCCATGGCCTGCGCAGCGTACTCGATGGCGTTGGGCGCGAGCAGGCCGCCCGCGGTTCGCAATGGGTTGTCGGGCTGTGTATGCGTGCGGGTGCTGCAATGGATGGATTCGGCGTCCCAGCGCTCGAGGCGATCGAGCAGGCACATGCTGCCGCTGTGCGGAATGCGCTGCGCAATGCCCGCGCGGTCGAGCGTTTGCGGGGCTGCTGTCACGCAGAGGGCTCCAGGTCGGCCACCAGCAGCACGTTGGCAAAGGGCGTGCCCTCGCTCATGGGAATGCTCTGCACGCTGAAGCCCAGCCGCTGCAGCACCGCGATCCAGTCGGCCAGCGGACGGCCCCAGGTGGGCGACACCTTGTGGCCGCGGATGCGGGTCACTGTGCGGTCGACCCACTGGCTGATGGCGAAACCGCGCTTGCTCGACGCATCGCCCACGCGCAGCAGCAGCCGCGCGTTCGGGTTGCCGCCGCGCCGCAGTGCATCGCGCACGCGCTGCAGAACACCGTCTTGCGCCTCGATGTTCACGTAGTGCAGCACGTCGAGAATCACGACCAGATCGCAGTCCGGCAGCGCCGCCGAGCACATGTCGGCGCAGACCAGCTTCGGCGCCGGTTGCAGATGCCCGATGGAAGCCTCGGCACGCGCCACGTCCTTGGGCATGAGCTCGATGCCCGTGTAGTCGGCCGCCGCCGGCGTGCGCTTCCATGACGCCGGCCAGCGGCCCTGTGCCTGCATCTGGCTCATCGATGCGAGCAGGCTCGCAAAAAGCCCCTGCCCGCAGCCGATGTCGACCACGCGGCGATGCTCTGAGCCGATCAAGCCGCGCTCGAGCAGACCGCGAAATACGGGGTCGCGCCCCAGCTTGCCGCGCGCGAAGTGCCAAGCAAAGCTGCCGCCCTTCTTGTAAGGGATGGTGGCGGCTTCGTGCAGTTCGCGCCACGCGCTGTCGGTCGTGCCAGCAGAAGAAGGCAGCACCGCGCTCATCGCTTCAGGCCCTCGGGCAAGGTGACGGCGCTAAGGCCTTCGGCGCGCAGGCGTTCGAGCAACAAGGGCAATACCTCCAACAACACGGGATTTCCTTCAGGGGTGCGCGCGGCGTTGCCGTCGTGCAGAAGCAGGATGTCGCGCGCCTGCAGGTTGCGGGCAAGGCGCGCCATGACCTTGGCAGGGTCGCCTTCGCGCGTGTCGAAGCCGCGGCGGGTCCAGCTCACGAGCGAAAGGCCGAGGCGATGCAGCACCGGCTCGAGGAACGGGTTGCGCAGGCCGGCCGGCGCACGGAAACAGGTCGGACGCTGACCCGTGGTTTCCGTCAGGATTTCTTGCGCCCGTGCGATCTCGCTCGCAAAGCCGCGCGGTCCGAGAAAAGAAAAATTGTGCCGGTGCCGCGCGGTGTGGTTCTGGATGCTGTGGCCGCGCGCGACGATCTCGCGCGCGAGCGCCGGGTGGGCAAGCACGCGCTCGGCAATGCAGAAGAAGGTGGCGCGCTGACCATGCGCGTCCAGCAGGTCGAGCACCCGGGGCGTGACCTCGGGCTCGGGGCCGTCGTCGATGGTGATGGCCACTTCGCGCCGGGCGCCGGCCGCATCGGGTAGGCGCGTGACGTTGGGGCCCAGAAGACTGCTGCGCGGCGTGAGCCCCGCACCGGTGATGAGCGCATGGTTCAGCACGACGGCACCGATGGCCCAGGGCATCGCCCCCGGCACCAGCGCCCCCGCGCCGATGGCGGCCACGTGCAAGGCCGCGCTCGCGCGAATGGCCGGCGGCCAGGGCCACGATTCAGACGGTGCGGCGGATGCGGATGACATGGCTCGGGATTTTCCCATCAGCCGCGTGCGGGTGGCGGTGCCATCCGGCTCGCGAAGGCGGCCGAGAGCAGCAGCGCCAGCAAGGCACCCGGCGCGACCACGCGGCCGATCGACGACAGCGCCGGAATGTCCGAAATCGCGATCAGCCCGAACGACACCACGGTGGTCAGGTTGGCCAGCATCAGCGAGGCCAGCGTGTCCTCGTCGGCCCGGCCGGACACGCGCAGCTGGTCGAAGAACAGCGCGTAGTTGGAGCCGACCGCGACGATCAGCAGCAGCCCGACCAGGTGCAGGATGCCCAGCGGCACCTGGAGCACGGCCATGCCGCCGAGCGTGAGCACCACCGCAACGACCAGCGGCTGGCACACCGCGAGCAGGCGCTTGCCCGAACGCAGGTAGATGCCGAGCAGCACCACCACGGCCAATGCGCCGAGCAGCACCTGGACGAAGGCCTCGTGCAGGTAGCGCTGATAGAGCCCGGCCAGCTCGCGGCCCACGTCGACCACCTGCACTTCAGGCGCGCCGGCGAGCGCCGCCTCGAGCCGCCCCGCATCGAACTTCGGGCCCGGGTGCAGAACCACCAGCGTCGACCAGCCGCCGCCCGGGCGCTGGTACATGAGCGTGTTGACGACCGAA containing:
- a CDS encoding glycosyltransferase family 2 protein codes for the protein MPDASRTHLVLIPSYNAGERLFSTVEAARAQWNPVWVVVDGSTDGTGERLQQMATRDPGLRVWLLPQNQGKGAAVLHGLRAAREAGFTHALTMDSDGQHPADLIPSFMAASQARPETMVLGRPVFDASAPLLRVRGRRVSNGWTQLETLFAGVGDSLYGFRVYPVADLIAVMARQPWMRRFDFDTEAVVRLAWRGVKPVNIDAPVKYLTAEEGGVSHFRYGRDNVLLTWMHTRLMVEFVLRLPGLVSRKLRGRRLFRDSASEGPGSKLRSFRR
- the fabG gene encoding 3-oxoacyl-ACP reductase FabG translates to MSLEGKRALITGASGALGAAMAERLARDGATVLLHANSRPEAVEQLAATIAAAGGKAECHVFDLRSDEACRVACERMLEDGPVQIVVNNAGVHDDAVLPGMRAEQWHKVIDVSLNGFFRVTQPLLLPMMRTRWGRVLNISSVSALTGNRGQVNYAAAKGALNSATKALSLEVASRGVTVNAIAPGIIASPMADATFDPAMVNQMVPMKRAGTPQEVASLASFLASDEAAYITGQVISINGGMI
- a CDS encoding class I SAM-dependent methyltransferase; this translates as MSAVLPSSAGTTDSAWRELHEAATIPYKKGGSFAWHFARGKLGRDPVFRGLLERGLIGSEHRRVVDIGCGQGLFASLLASMSQMQAQGRWPASWKRTPAAADYTGIELMPKDVARAEASIGHLQPAPKLVCADMCSAALPDCDLVVILDVLHYVNIEAQDGVLQRVRDALRRGGNPNARLLLRVGDASSKRGFAISQWVDRTVTRIRGHKVSPTWGRPLADWIAVLQRLGFSVQSIPMSEGTPFANVLLVADLEPSA
- a CDS encoding polysaccharide deacetylase family protein; translated protein: MGKSRAMSSASAAPSESWPWPPAIRASAALHVAAIGAGALVPGAMPWAIGAVVLNHALITGAGLTPRSSLLGPNVTRLPDAAGARREVAITIDDGPEPEVTPRVLDLLDAHGQRATFFCIAERVLAHPALAREIVARGHSIQNHTARHRHNFSFLGPRGFASEIARAQEILTETTGQRPTCFRAPAGLRNPFLEPVLHRLGLSLVSWTRRGFDTREGDPAKVMARLARNLQARDILLLHDGNAARTPEGNPVLLEVLPLLLERLRAEGLSAVTLPEGLKR